The following DNA comes from Streptomyces sp. NBC_00690.
CCGGTAGCTACCGCGTCACCGCGTCCAAGTACGAATACCTCGATGCCACGGTCGACCTGACCGTCGCCCCGAACGGCACCGCCGTCAAGGACTTCGTCCTCCCGGACGCCCCGCTGGGCCAGTTCACCGGCAAGGTCACCGGCCACGGCGGACCCGAGGCCAACGCCACCGTCAAGGTCCAGGGCACCCCGGCCACCGCCACCACCACCGCCGACGGCACCTATGCGCTTCGGCTGCCGTTGGGCACGTACGACGTCACCGCCGCCCCCGGCCATCGCTGCGCCACCGCCACCACCGCCCGGATCACCATCACGGCAGCCACGGCGAAGGACTTCGCCCTGGACCGTCGGACCGACAACTTCGGCACCGCCTGCACGGTGACCACCGGCGCACCGTTCCCCCAGGGGACCACCAGGCTGACCTTCGCCAACAACCACGCCACCTACTCCATGACCACCTTCGACCTGCCCTTCCCGGTGCCGTTCTACGGGCAGACCTACCGCAAGGCCACCGTGTCCCTGGGCGGGGTGCTCGGCTTCGGTGAGATGACCACCAAGTCTGCCGGGGTACCGCTCCCGGACGCCCTGCGACCCAATGGCGCCCTGTATCCCTTCTGGGACGACTTCTGGCACGACGCCGAATCGGGTGTGTACTGGACCACCACCGGCACCGCGCCCCACCGTCAACTCGTCGTCGAGTGGCGCAACGCCCCGCTCGTCCTCGGGCGGCCGAACCAGCGACTCTCCTTCTCGGCGGTCGTCGGTGAGGACGGCAGTTCGTCCTTCCACTACAAGGACGTCTCGGGCACCGGCCAGGAGAACGCCTCCAGGGCGACCATCGGCATCGAGAACGCCACCGGCACCGACGGACTGACGTACTCGCACGAGGAAGCCACCGTCCACGACGGGATGAGCATCCACTTCCGGACCACCAAGACCGCCGTGGTCAGGGGGACCGTCACCGATGCCAACGACGGCAGGCCGGTGACCGGTGCGATCGCCACGAGCACCGGTACCGGCAGCGGTAGCGACACCACCGGCGCCGACGGCGGCTATCTCGTCCAGGTGCCGGTGACCGCCGGCTCGGAACTCACAGTGACCGCCCCGAACTACACCCGGGCGAACCGTCAGCCCCCGCGCAACGCGGGCGAGATCTCCACCGAGAACGTCGACCTGTCGACCGGTCGGATCGCCGCGGACACCACCGCGCTGAATGTGGTTGTGCCCGCCGGGCAGCAGCGCAGCCACACGCTCCAGCTGGCCAACACGGGCTCCAGCGTCGCCTACACCGTTGCCGAGAAGGACGGCAAGAGCTGGCTCAGCGCCACCCCCGCGAGCGGTCAACTGGCCGCAGGCGGACAGCAGGCCGTGTCGCTCACCGTGGACACGGCTGGAGTGGCCCCGGGCACCGTGCTCACGGGCACCGTACGGGTCGTCTCCCTGAGCGGGCGTCTACCGGTGATCGACATCCCCGTCTCCGTCGTCGTCCCCGCCTACCAGACGGCGATCGACGCGGGTGCCTTCCAGCCGCTGACCGATCAGCACGGTGACGCCTGGACGCCGGACCGCGTCTACACCACGGGAAGCCACGGCTACCTCGGCACCACCACCCGCCAATCGACGGTCCGCCCCGTCGCCGGGGTGCCCGCGTCCGGTGACGGAGCCCTTTACCAGACCGCCCGGCAGGGCATGCACGAGTACCGGTTCGACGCGCTGCCCACCGGGACCTACCGGGTGGAACTCGGCTTCGCCGAACTGGCCAACCAGGCGGTCGCAGGCCGGGTCTTCGACGTCATGGCCGAAGGCGCCGTCGTCGTACCGGATCTCGATCTCGCCCGCGAGCCGGGCGTACGGACGGCCCATGACCGGGCCTTCACCGTGCGGGTCACCGATGGACAGCTCAACCTGCGCTTCGTCGCCAGCGTCGGCAAGGCGCTCGTGAACTCGATCAGGGTCACCGAGCGTCCCGACCTCACCGGCTGACCTCGGGCACACCGTCAAGGGGCCTGTCCGACAGCCGTCGGACAGGCCCTCACCGCATATGGCGGCCGGTCCCCGGTACCTCCCGGCGTCCCCGTATGCAGTTGCTTGACCGGGCACCGGTGAGGGTCACCCGCCGGTGCGACCCGCGTGTCCGCACGGCATGCCTCGTCGTTGGTCGGTTCGACTCCGGGGTCCTCTCCTCTGAGTCGAACCGACGATCGGGACCTCCGGCTGCGGTCGGGTGACGGAAGGCGGACAACGTGGCTGGTGCGGGGCGTCAGACGATGGAGAGCAGTACGGCGAGGGTGAGCAAGCGTATGGCGGTGGTGGGCACGGCGCTCGGGGCGGCACTGGTGCCCGCCGGCGCGGCACAGGCGAACATCATCGCCATCGGGAACCCGGCATTCGGCAATACCTGCGCCAACCAGGGTGGGGCACAGACATCCGGAGCCACCGTCGCGGCCAGTGGGGCGGCCAGCGGAAACCAGGCCGGCCTGCCCCTGAGCCTGCCGAGGAACCACTGCGGCAACAGCGGGATCATCTGCACCGCGTTGTTCAGGCCAAGTGAGTAGCGCAGCAGACATGTCAACAGTTCCCGAAACGCGTGCTGCCGCGCGAGTGGCCGTCACCGGACGGGAACCAGCGGTGCGGGAGCTCCTGGCCCTGAGCGGGCAGGCCCTTCCACTCCTGCGCGCCTGGGTCGCGGAGAACCCCCGACTGGGCGTGGCGCGCGCCCTGCTGACGTTGGCGACCAGCGAGTCCTTCAGCGATGTGGCCTTGCGCGAGGAGTTGGTGATCGCCCATCGCGATGCCCAGGAGGTGGACGAGCGATCGGCCAGTCTGGTGTACGGGGCCTTCCTCCACACCCACCGCCAGTACCGGCTGACCGCCGATCACCTCATGGGGCACTTCGCGCGCTGGCCCGGCGACGAGGTGGCCTCGCTGATGCTCGACGCGTTCGCCGCGTGCGGAGATGACTCCTACCGGGCGGAAGGCGATGCGCTGATCGAACGCCAGTACGCCCAAGTGGGGCACGGCAGTTGGCCATGGCTCGGGCGACTGGCCTGGACCCGGGCGGAACAGGGGCGCCCGGAGGAAGCCTTCGCACTGTCGGCCCTCGCCCTAGAGCGCTTTCCCCGTGCCGGTCTCGCTGCCCATGCCCGCGCGCACGCAGAACAGGAATCGGGAGCGGGACCGGCCTCCACGGCCTTCCTCGACGGCTGGTTGGCCGCCGACCCCCAGGCGATCCAGTTCAAACACCTGAACTGGCACGCGGCCTTGCAATCGATCGCCTGCGGAGACTTCGCGGATGCCCGGAGACGGGCCGACGAAGTACTGGGGCGCGGCGATGTGGGCATGCGGTCGGCGACGAACTGGCGGCTGCTCCTGGCAGGTCAGGAACCCGCCGGCCGCTGCGATCTCGACCACGTCCGCGAACTGCTGGCCGCCCCGGGCGGCATGGCAGAGGTCTTCCACACCTTCAACCTGGCCCTCGCTCTGGCCGTGGAGGCAGCCACCGACGACCTCGTGGCACTGGCCCATAGAGCCGAGGACGACGCACGCCCCGAGTACCGGGACGTACTGGCCCCCGTGGTGCGCTCCCTGGCCGCGGTCACGGCAGGCCACTCCCAACGGGCCGTCACTCTGCTGACCTCTCTCGGCGCGGCTGTCCAGCGCATCGGGGGAGTACGGGTGGAGCGCGAAATCGTCCAGGACACCCTGGCCCGCGCCCTGGTCGACGTCGGGGAACACACCCGCGCGGCCGACCTCCTCCACCATCGCATCACCACGCGACGGCACCACAGCTATGAGGACCTCCTCCTCTCCTCGGCGACCTGACCCGACGGCCGCACCCCAGACCCGCCGTACCCCAGACCCGCCGCACCACAGCATCCCGGAGACAGTTCATGCTCACGCCCCAGGTCGTCGTCGTCTCCCTGCGCGGAAGCGGTACCCAACTCCTCGCCCAGGCCACCACCGCCCTCGGCTACACCCCGTACGGCACGATGGGAGGCACCCAGTCCGCACACGGCGATGGGCCCGGCCCCGGTGAGGTCCACCCCCTGCTCATGGCCGCCTACGGTCCAGACCGAACCCATCGGCTGCTCCAGGATCAGCACGTGGACTGTGCGGCACTGGAGGCCGCCTTCCAAGAGGCCGTCACCGCCCTGTGGCGGATCTGGTGGCTGCGCCTCGGGCAACCGGTCAGCCTGGGGTCACCCGTCGATCCCCACCTGGAGGGCCGCCTGGCCCGCGTACCCGACGCGGACCTGATCCGACTGCTACCGGGCCGCGGCTGCTGGTACGTCAACGCCCTCGACCTCCAGCGCGCCGACGGGGGCTTCCTGCGCGCCTGGCACACGACGGGGCGACCGGCACTCGTCCTCCACCACCGCGATGTGCGCGATCGGATCATCAGTCAGATCAAGCTGCTCTCCCAGCCCGTGGACCGGGTCGGAACCCAGCCCGAACACCTCATCTACCGCGACATCGTCACTGCCCTGCCCACCCTGGAGGAACGGATCACCCTCGCCCTGACCGACCCCGATTTTCCCGGGATGCGGGAGGCACGACACTGCCAATGGCTCCTGCACCACCCCGCCGTGCAGGTGATCGCACACGAGGACCTCGCCGGGCCCGACCACGGCGGTACCGACGAGGGGCGCACGGTAGCCCTCACCACGCTGCTGAATGCCGTCGGACATTCCGATCACCGCGCAGCGCTCACCGCACTGACCCCGGCACCTCCACCATGCGACGCCGAGGACCTGAGCGTGGGCACCTGGCGCACCAGTTTCACGCCGCACCACGAACGGCTCCTGCGCCAACACCATGGCGATCTGCTTCCGGCAGGACCTTCCCAGGTAACCGGCCAGGGCTTCAGTCCCGAGCCACTCCCGATGAGAGTGCGCCGCACGACGGACGGCTGCGCACCGGTACGTCGCATGGGGGCCGGATGGCTGGCCGCTGACCCGCACTCGTACGAGCCGCCCGCGCCGGAGACCGGCTGCTCCGTACCGTGAATCCCATGGTCGTACAGCATCGTGGGAACAGGCGGCCCGGCTATCTCCTGGCCGCCGGGGTGTTCGCCGTGGGGATGGCCGGCACCACCTTGCCGACACCGCTCTACGGCCTCTACCAGGAAGAGATCGGCTTCTCCGAGTTGATCGTGACGGTGGTGTTCGCCGTGTACGCGGTGGGCGTCATCACCGCACTGCTCCTGGCGGGCAATCAGTCCGACCAGGTGGGCCGTCGCCCCGTCATCCTCGTCGCACTGGGCCTGTCCGCGGCCAGTGACCTCTGCTTCCTGTTCCAGGACGGACTGCCGCTGCTGTTTGCGGGGCGCCTGCTGTCCGGTTTCTCGGCCGGTCTGCTCAGTGGTGCCGCGACCGCCGCCGTGTTGGAACTCGCACCGCCGAACCGCAGGACACGTGCGGGCTTCGCCGCCACCGCGGCCAACCTCGGCGGAGTCGGGTGCGGTCCCCTGCTCGCGGGGGTGCTCGCCCAATACGCACCGGAGCCGTTGCGTCTGCCGTTCGTGGTCCATCTGGCCCTGGTGGCGTTGGCGTGCATTCCGGCCTGGCTGCTACCGGAGACGGTCGCACATCCACGACGTCGGCCGCGGTGGCACCCTCAGGGGATGGCACTGCCTCCCGAGGTGCGGGGAGTCTTCCCCTCGGCAGCCATCGCCGCGTTCGCCGGCTTCGCCCTGCTGGGGCTGTTCACGGCAGTGGCGCCGAGCTTCGTCGCCGAGACCCTCCACGTACACAATCTGGCACTGTCAGGCGCCGTGACGTTCTCCGCCTTCCTCGCCTCGACCCTGGGGCAGTCCCTGACCAGCAGGATCGGCGCTCGCCGGTCCCTGCCCGTGGGATGTCTGACACTGGTGGTGGGACTCCTGCTGGTGGGTGCCTCCCTCCTCGTGGAGGCGCTGGCGCTGTTGCTGGCGGGTGCCCTGATCGGAGGGCTCGGCCAGGGGCTCGCCTTCCGGGCGGGATTGACGGCGGTCGGCGAAGCCGCGCCGAGCAAGCACCGAGGCGGAGCCATCTCGGCCTTCTTCGTCGTCGCCTACGCCGGTATCGCACTGCCCGTCGTCGGGGTCGGAGCCCTCACCCTCGCACTCGGACTGCGCAATGCGGGGCTGGTCTTCACCGTCGTGGTGACCGTCCTCGCACTGTGCGTCGGGCTGTACCTCCTGTACCGGCCGCCCGTACCCACTGCGACGAGCGAGAGGGGTGAATGAACCACAGCGCCCCGAGTCTCAGGACAGGGCTCGACGTCGACCCCCGACGCCACGGATCCGACGGGGGAGTAGGTCAGGGCGACGTGATGCTGCGGGCGACCCGAAACCCCAGGTCGTCGATGGCGAAGGACGGATGGCTACGCCGCCGCACCGA
Coding sequences within:
- a CDS encoding chaplin family protein, with product MAVVGTALGAALVPAGAAQANIIAIGNPAFGNTCANQGGAQTSGATVAASGAASGNQAGLPLSLPRNHCGNSGIICTALFRPSE
- a CDS encoding carboxypeptidase regulatory-like domain-containing protein, whose amino-acid sequence is MARRTQGRHRALGALTAAVVALPLALGASPAQALPDPSAGSAAAPSPLRSKAEDSVRAQLAAKDKATFWVTLAQEANTATARVQRTKTERGRALYTAKRAHANRTQKSLKALLDRAGARYESFWIANMVKVTADAKLAEKIAARPEVAALEADVPLSLPKALPTQGKAKTVIPGNGGSAQGPGQGAAKIPAKVSEEGAARTALRTSTEARPVDWNVDRINAPKVWSEFGLRGEGVVIASIGSGVDVNHPSLKSKYRGLKADGTYDHNYNWFDPQGACTGGVPCNVDGNGSVAMGVAVGDDGADHRIGVAPGAKWVSVNACMGWACSTDTVLQAAQWVIAPTDSNGANPRPDLAPHVVNQVASGAFIGTWFKTVVQAWRDAGIFTSYPNSSVGPRCNTADVPGSFSNAYTTAALDSNNLIDPSSSRGTGENGGIKPNISAPGNHVRSAARNGEYGTWGGSALAAVHTIGTVALMWSAAPELRGNIAETERLLDLSAIDVDDTSCGGTAAKNNVYGEGRLDAYAAVTATSRGTMGSVSGTVTSGTGALADATLRFAGPTEAHTATDATGAYTVPRLLPGSYRVTASKYEYLDATVDLTVAPNGTAVKDFVLPDAPLGQFTGKVTGHGGPEANATVKVQGTPATATTTADGTYALRLPLGTYDVTAAPGHRCATATTARITITAATAKDFALDRRTDNFGTACTVTTGAPFPQGTTRLTFANNHATYSMTTFDLPFPVPFYGQTYRKATVSLGGVLGFGEMTTKSAGVPLPDALRPNGALYPFWDDFWHDAESGVYWTTTGTAPHRQLVVEWRNAPLVLGRPNQRLSFSAVVGEDGSSSFHYKDVSGTGQENASRATIGIENATGTDGLTYSHEEATVHDGMSIHFRTTKTAVVRGTVTDANDGRPVTGAIATSTGTGSGSDTTGADGGYLVQVPVTAGSELTVTAPNYTRANRQPPRNAGEISTENVDLSTGRIAADTTALNVVVPAGQQRSHTLQLANTGSSVAYTVAEKDGKSWLSATPASGQLAAGGQQAVSLTVDTAGVAPGTVLTGTVRVVSLSGRLPVIDIPVSVVVPAYQTAIDAGAFQPLTDQHGDAWTPDRVYTTGSHGYLGTTTRQSTVRPVAGVPASGDGALYQTARQGMHEYRFDALPTGTYRVELGFAELANQAVAGRVFDVMAEGAVVVPDLDLAREPGVRTAHDRAFTVRVTDGQLNLRFVASVGKALVNSIRVTERPDLTG
- a CDS encoding MFS transporter: MVVQHRGNRRPGYLLAAGVFAVGMAGTTLPTPLYGLYQEEIGFSELIVTVVFAVYAVGVITALLLAGNQSDQVGRRPVILVALGLSAASDLCFLFQDGLPLLFAGRLLSGFSAGLLSGAATAAVLELAPPNRRTRAGFAATAANLGGVGCGPLLAGVLAQYAPEPLRLPFVVHLALVALACIPAWLLPETVAHPRRRPRWHPQGMALPPEVRGVFPSAAIAAFAGFALLGLFTAVAPSFVAETLHVHNLALSGAVTFSAFLASTLGQSLTSRIGARRSLPVGCLTLVVGLLLVGASLLVEALALLLAGALIGGLGQGLAFRAGLTAVGEAAPSKHRGGAISAFFVVAYAGIALPVVGVGALTLALGLRNAGLVFTVVVTVLALCVGLYLLYRPPVPTATSERGE